A window of the Radiobacillus deserti genome harbors these coding sequences:
- a CDS encoding SDR family oxidoreductase — MRLKDKVAVVTGAASGMGKEIAKLYAVEGAKVVLADLNIEGVEKVVEEITINGGTATGVKVNVAELADVENMIDTAVNEYGTLDILVNNAGIMDGFEPVGDITDEKWDLLFDINTKGVMRAMRKAIPVFLEKESGVIINTASTGGFSGAHAGATYGASKHAVIGLTKNTGFMYAQKGIRCNAIAPGSVATNISSSMKNVNEFGMSRAGLTHQVSPRVGQPDEIAKAALFLASDESSFVNGTVLTVDGGWTAAF, encoded by the coding sequence GTGAGATTAAAAGATAAAGTAGCGGTTGTAACAGGTGCAGCTTCTGGTATGGGAAAAGAAATTGCGAAGCTATATGCCGTGGAAGGCGCAAAGGTAGTGTTGGCTGATTTAAACATAGAAGGCGTAGAAAAAGTAGTAGAAGAGATTACAATAAATGGTGGAACAGCTACAGGAGTAAAAGTGAATGTGGCGGAACTAGCAGATGTTGAAAACATGATTGATACTGCAGTCAATGAGTATGGCACGTTAGATATTCTCGTAAATAATGCAGGGATTATGGACGGGTTTGAACCAGTTGGCGATATTACGGATGAAAAATGGGACTTGCTTTTTGATATCAACACGAAAGGGGTCATGCGTGCAATGCGTAAAGCAATCCCTGTCTTTCTTGAAAAAGAGAGCGGTGTAATTATTAATACAGCATCTACTGGTGGGTTCAGTGGTGCGCATGCTGGTGCTACATACGGCGCTTCTAAGCATGCTGTAATCGGACTTACGAAAAATACTGGCTTCATGTATGCGCAAAAAGGAATTCGTTGTAACGCGATTGCTCCAGGTTCAGTTGCAACCAATATTAGTTCTAGCATGAAGAATGTTAATGAGTTTGGAATGAGTCGAGCTGGACTAACCCATCAAGTGTCTCCGCGTGTTGGACAACCGGATGAAATTGCAAAGGCAGCGCTATTCTTGGCATCAGATGAATCTAGCTTTGTGAATGGAACAGTTTTAACTGTCGATGGTGGATGGACAGCTGCATTTTAG